The Primulina huaijiensis isolate GDHJ02 chromosome 10, ASM1229523v2, whole genome shotgun sequence region atatttttttaatcattttgaaTTTTCCGTACACATAtatgtttctatttttttaaaagatatgtttttATAATCTTAATATTTAAGAtctctaaaaaaaatcaaataatacataatcttataataagtttttataTAAATGTACACGTCACAATTGTTAGTACGAATAATTAGAGGTTGTGTTTGaagatatgaatttgaaatcaatagatttcgattatagttttattttttataatgaaACAATAGATCAAATATTAAATCTACTTTTTCCTTACTtaccattatttttttatgagtgaaCTACGATTAAAATAGATATTACTTTTCTAACAGtaaaataagattaaaatatatcgatttaaaattatcaatccaaacacaactATCGATGACTCTTTAAACATTTCCCGATATTTTTGGTGatcaatttcaaatattagATTATTAGTCTTATGTATTTCAACGCGGTTGAAAGAACAAGGTAATCATGCACAACCtatggtttcttatttaaaacaaaaaaaataataaaataattgagaaGTAGACAAGGTTGTAAAAATGCATAATGTGAAATTCATAAGaattattatttgttaattatcCTTATTCTGAAAACAATTCATTTTcgtataaataataattgagaTCGCAGAGAGATCATAGTGACTACCATTTAAAGAACAAAaagtttatttgaatttatgcATATATACTTTCTTCAAAATACAGCTTAAAATGTATTATTTAGTGGCAATATCccctatttaattttttgactCATTCTTCGTATCAGAACAAGATTGTTGTTTGATGCAAgtgaataataatcaaatatttgttaCCAAACTCTACTTTTAATTGTGCCTCGATTCATCCTCCATCATCACATTAGCTCGATTTCATCGTATCGATCCGCGATGAGTTCAAGTGAAGCAGAGGCTAACCTTTATTGAAACTGcttattttcatataaaagtTGACGTTTACAGATTGTACTTAGAGCAAAGTTTTTACTAAACCATTTTCTATATACAACACAATGAACCTTGAAAATATTTGGTGCAAAACCAGATAAAACTCACCCATTACTAAGGCCTCGAAGAAGAAAATTGTGGTAGGTAAAGGAACAAACTAATGTCACATTTGCAGAAGATTATTCACAGTCACTGTCGCAGAATTTGTCCGCTGCAAATCCTGCGTGCATATTCCAGATCAGTATATTGAAGATTAGATGAACTTTTGAGACAAGGCAATATAGAGAAGCTAACTTAGGATGCACATCATCGTATCATAAAGCATTTTTAGTTTCGACTAAACGGACGCGCTGTGTTGCTGACAGAATCCCGTGGCTCCTATTGTTTTATCTCATCAATTGCATCTTCAATCACTAAGCCCAAAATGTTTCAGGGACAATATGTAAAAAAAtcgtatgttttttttttctgttcaAGAAATACTTCATCAACTGTGTACTGAGTCGTGGAAATTTCACCAACAGAAGTTAAATTCCATGATAACCTCGACTATCCTAATGACCAGGATAGAGGTTCAATATTTGGGGGAAGGTAGCAAATTTAACTCGGAGATGAACCCCAGTAGCCAGGAGTGCTGGAAGTTCTCCCAAACTCAAGTTTCTTtaaaatatgtaatttttctaaaatagtAGATTTCGTACccaacatagataaagtcctccCATCAACTAAATTTCTATGTTAACTACTCACAAGAAATCGATTTAAACAGTTCAAAATATTGGAAGTCTTTTTACCTGGAAGATTATGTCATCAGGGATGTGTGGCAGAACTTCCCTAACTGTCTCGGCCATGGCAATTATGTTTACTAAATTGTCATTTGTACCAAGTGACGTTGACCTCAAATGCAAACCATCAGAACCTCGAGGATATCTTGCGGAACCAGTAGAAAGGGCTGACCGGGACGTACCAGCCTGAGAGGAATTCGAGGGAAACAAATTCCATGTAGCATCTTCAAGGGCAGTCTGAGCATAAGTTTCTCCTACAGCTGCAAGTTGCCTCATTACCATCTGAACTCGGCCAAATCCAGATGGGCTAGTTCCGTCTAAACCCAACCAACTTGGACCAATTCCTGTCCCACTGGTAGGAAAAAAGGGTAGAAAGAAAAAGCCTTGAAAATAATTACCTTCAATTTAAACAGAAACTAGTGTAAACAACTGAAATAAAACCATGCATAAGCCGGCCCGCCATTTTGGCGGCGGGTTGGGAAATGCGAAACTCAACCCGTCTATTTTACATGGCGGGGGGCCAGCCCACATCTCAAACCACAATGCTATCCGTCATCTACCTACCATTTACATCAACAATAAGCTACTCTGTTCTTTCCCAGAAAAAAACACCCGTATATAATGCCGATAATCACTCAAAAATCAAGAGAACCCACACCTCCAATCACCAATCTCGGCATTCTGAGACTGGTTTGGAAAGACTCCAGGATGCAGGTTATGACCGGGAGGATTTGGCCTATCAATTCCAGTACTCATTTGACGAGCAAGCTCCTCATCTCGTGACATGTCTGGAGTTCTGGTATTTATCCCACTTTCAGCTCTGCCTGTAAAAAGTGGCTTACGACAAGTGGGGCATGAATAACTCTCACTTAAACCTTGGTCCAACCTGTCATCAACAAGTCAATCAAATGCTACATCACAAAGTTACACATGAGACATAAGCATTTTGTATCATCATTTAAAAGCATACCATGATCTCAAGCATGCAAGATGGAAAAGATGACCACAAGGCAGCTTCTTAGCTTTTGCCATTGGTTCCTGTAAATTATGGATGAATCATATACGTGGACATTAGAGACATAACTAGGATAGGAGAAGTATCATGGGTTATAATTACCCTACAAATAGCACACTCATCATCATATGCTCGAAGATCTTCCGATGTTGCATCAGGAAGTGCTCCGTGAAGGGTTCCCAAAGCTATTCGCAGTTTGATGAAACCTCTGACACGTTTCACAGTTGCACTTAAAAGGGCCTAAGACCAATACAAGAGAATATAAATGCAGACAACAGAGGAGTAGAAAAATGAAGTAGCACCCAAATCAATAACAGCTACACCAATTTGAACGAGTAGACTATGTGGAGATCTAATTgcggtaaaaattaaaagaaatttacACGGATATTCAGGCAAAGAATAGCATCTACAAGATGAAATGCCATGCCATGAAGCCACCAAATATATAGATAATGAGCAAGAGCCATTAACAACGTCATTATGTCCAGGAAAAAACCCAAATTCCGGATGAGCATGCCTTTCCATTCCTCCAACGAACCTGAGAGCATAACACAATGTTAGAATATAAAcgacaacaaaaaaaatttatgataaaataaattcaGTTCATACTTGAGCACACGgaaaaaaatacactttttttcaaaaatcaataacAAAAGTGAAACATGGACACGTGTGATCTCATTTGAGTT contains the following coding sequences:
- the LOC140986033 gene encoding E3 ubiquitin protein ligase RIN2-like, encoding MGVKLLSASVVCTFLSIVGLQYWTDASLEKYNSDSLIVNDLINSENASSALELLLGSYTTLVLVASFALNLFITVMVGLKMLFFSELSSSELRKLLERLVNYIIYKGTFLPLVVPPTIFQAGLWSTWLAVLCFLKMFQAIARDRLERLNASPSATPGTYFRVYSALLLVFILDVLWILLCLTLYSVTSSSISLLLFFEPSSIGFETLQAIVVHGFQFLEIWLHHAAGDGANCRLSKIFDISPTGSLEEWKGMLIRNLGFFLDIMTLLMALAHYLYIWWLHGMAFHLVDAILCLNIRALLSATVKRVRGFIKLRIALGTLHGALPDATSEDLRAYDDECAICREPMAKAKKLPCGHLFHLACLRSWLDQGLSESYSCPTCRKPLFTGRAESGINTRTPDMSRDEELARQMSTGIDRPNPPGHNLHPGVFPNQSQNAEIGDWSGTGIGPSWLGLDGTSPSGFGRVQMVMRQLAAVGETYAQTALEDATWNLFPSNSSQAGTSRSALSTGSARYPRGSDGLHLRSTSLGTNDNLVNIIAMAETVREVLPHIPDDIIFQDLQRTNSATVTVNNLLQM